A portion of the Cryptomeria japonica chromosome 5, Sugi_1.0, whole genome shotgun sequence genome contains these proteins:
- the LOC131036373 gene encoding probable disease resistance protein At4g27220, protein MAGSASNEWEFKLQRLQNDGVHSLSDRLRLSYDALADVDGYVISLQLCFVCLAAFSEDKVIYTELAIKYWIGEGLVAGTNPFQIGEIYVNLLADRCLIEPVRRGYDGNVVHFRVHDVLHDLAHQIAEKEEKCLFQAGRGLSEFPAHDCSGHVRVSLMVNSLTSIPKAFRAPYIRSLLLAHNTSLKEIPKEVIGSMTALRVLDLSYTGLQSLPKSMGCLKHLVCLMLHHVPIKRLPNSVGALKNLQILDLSKSDITELPDGISKLTSLKLLDVSSCENLLRMPYGISRLTSLEYLGAIRSSNISWNKPEKLSISDLGTLNQLKRLGFDNNGEIIREGMLGSLRQMEYLYLRLTDMERLPHDMTAMLKLRKLLLVGPQLLEIENSFCEFQHLSYISLFECDILKQLPAMQKLPYVLLQHREVSRGRKSTSQARSIFNGRGGEVGAAANSGRKSTAFT, encoded by the coding sequence ATGGCAGGCAGCGCTTCAAATGAATGGGAATTCAAACTCCAGAGGTTGCAGAACGATGGTGTGCACTCGCTTTCCGATAGGTTGAGATTAAGCTACGATGCGCTGGCCGACGTGGACGGTTATGTCATTTCCTTGCAGTTGTGCTTCGTCTGCCTCGCTGCTTTCTCAGAAGACAAAGTCATTTATACTGAACTTGCTATAAAGTACTGGATTGGAGAAGGGTTGGTGGCCGGGACGAATCCTTTCCAAATTGGAGAGATATACGTCAATTTGTTAGCGGACCGATGCCTTATTGAACCAGTAAGGAGGGGTTACGACGGAAATGTGGTCCATTTCAGGGTGCATGATGTTTTGCACGATTTGGCACATCAAATTGCTGAGAAGGAAGAAAAATGCTTATTTCAGGCAGGCAGAGGTTTATCTGAGTTTCCAGCGCATGACTGTTCAGGACACGTCAGAGTTTCATTGATGGTCAACAGTTTGACTAGCATTCCAAAGGCATTCAGAGCTCCTTATATCCGGTCGTTGCTACTTGCCCACAATACTTCTTTGAAAGAAATTCCAAAAGAGGTGATTGGGAGTATGACCGCTCTCAGGGTCCTCGATTTGTCATATACAGGTCTCCAGTCGTTGCCTAAAAGCATGGGATGTTTGAAGCATTTAGTTTGCCTTATGTTACACCATGTGCCAATCAAGAGATTGCCAAACTCTGTCGGTGCTCTCAAAAACCTTCAAATATTAGATCTTTCTAAATCTGATATTACAGAACTCCCGGATGGCATTTCTAAGTTGACTTCCCTAAAACTTTTGGACGTTAGTTCCTGTGAAAATCTGCTGCGCATGCCTTATGGGATCTCACGCCTTACGTCCCTGGAGTACCTGGGTGCAATCCGTTCTTCAAATATAAGTTGGAATAAGCCTGAAAAACTTTCAATTAGTGATTTGGGCACCCTAAACCAACTTAAAAGGTTGGGGTTTGATAACAACGGTGAAATAATTAGAGAAGGAATGCTGGGAAGCTTGCGGCAGATGGAGTATCTATATTTGCGACTCACAGATATGGAAAGGCTACCCCATGACATGACTGCCATGTTGAAATTGAGGAAACTCCTCCTTGTTGGTCCTCAATTACTTGAAATTGAAAATTCATTTTGTGAATTTCAACATCTGAGCTACATTAGCTTGTTTGAGTGCGACATACTGAAACAACTACCGGCCATGCAGAAACTTCCATATGTACTGCTCCAACATAGAGAAGTTTCCAGAGGAAGAAAGAGCACTTCCCAAGCTAGAAGTATTTTCAATGGTAGAGGTGGAGAAGTTGGAGCAGCTGCCAATAGTGGAAGAAAGAGCACTGCCTTCACTTAA